A window from Onychostoma macrolepis isolate SWU-2019 chromosome 07, ASM1243209v1, whole genome shotgun sequence encodes these proteins:
- the LOC131543812 gene encoding E3 ubiquitin-protein ligase TRIM39-like isoform X1, translating to MASFIQQGRQKQAAASIDGPSSGPSADWGRRVSGRQQSGGLKKSRAMAKYRESMDDPPSMSSSSGLLAEELQCSVCLDVFTDPVSTPCGHNFCKSCLNQCWNNSQECYCPFCKETFRKRPDLKINTALRQVVQLFQKKSKSEVLCDVCEERKHKALKSCLLCQASYCETHLEFHHKIYLKRHKLLDPVKNMKNYICQKHERPLELFCRDDQTRVCVFCTDGDHKTHNIVPLEKESEAKKTQLMKTQKDVQQMILDRIKKIQDIEYFAELRKKSTGRVKAANVELFSDLMRSIERCQAELLEMMEEKQKTAQKQDEKLIHKLQQEITELKMRSTEMDHLLHTEDHFQLLQIDPSLCSPPHTRNWPEISMNTDVSVETLRRALTRLQETLDQKLSQSVLRRMQQYAVDVTLDPDTAHPYLILSNDGKQVRHGDIKHKHPDYLERFDKCACVLGKEGFLSGRFYFEVQLKGKSQWDLGVARESINRKGKIRVSPQDGFWVVALRNGDEYWACADPCVNLSLRVKPQKVGVFVDYEEGLLSFHDVESRSHIYSFTGQSFTNRLHSYFCPFPDDTGKDSAPMIISPVNYNE from the exons GCCTAAAGAAAAGCAGAGCAATGGCAAAATACAGAGAGAGTATGGATGACCCTCCAT CTATGTCATCCTCCAGTGGTCTTCTGGCTGAGGAGCTTCAGTGTTCAGTGTGTCTGGATGTGTTCACTGATCCAGTCAGCACTCCATGTGGACACAACTTCTGTAAGAGCTGCCTGAACCAGTGCTGGAACAACAGTCAGGAGTGCTACTGTCCATTCTGTAAGGAAACATTCAGAAAAAGACCCGACCTCAAGATCAACACTGCACTTAGACAGGTCGTGCAGctctttcagaaaaaaagtaaatctGAAGTTCTCTGTGATGTCtgtgaagaaagaaaacataaaGCCCTGAAATCCTGCCTGCTGTGTCAGGCCTCTTACTGTGAAACTCACTTGGAGTTTCATCACAAAATCTATTTAAAGAGACACAAACTACTTGACCCTGTGAAGAATATGAAGAACTACATATGTCAGAAACATGAGAGACCTCTGGAGCTGTTTTGTAGAGATGATcagacacgtgtgtgtgtgttttgcactGATGGAGACCACAAGACTCACAACATTGTTCCTCTAGAGAAGGAGAGTGAAGCGAAGAAG ACTCAGCTGATGAAGACACAGAAAGATGTGCAGCAGATGATCCTGGACAGAATCAAGAAGATTCAAGATATTGAATACTTTGCAGAACTCAGAAAA AAAAgcacaggcagagtgaaagcAGCTAATGTTGAGCTCTTCAGCGATCTGATGCGCTCCATTGAGAGATGTCAGGCTGAGCTGCTGGAGATGATGGAGGAGAAGCAGAAAACAGCACAGAAACAGGATGAAAAGCTCATTCACAAGCTGCAGCAGGAAATCACTGAGCTCAAGATGAGAAGCACTGAGATGGATCATCTCTTACACACCGAGGATCACTTCCAGCTCCTACAG ATTGATCCATCCCTGTGCAGTCCTCCACACACCAGGAACTGGCCTGAGATCAGTATGAACACTGATGTGAGTGTGGAGACTCTGAGGAGAGCTCTGACTCGACTGCAGGAAACTCTAGACCAGAAACTCAGTCAATCTG TGTTGAGGAGGATGCAGCAGTATGCAG TGGATGTGACTCTGGATCCTGATACAGCTCATCCATATCTCATCCTGTCTAATGATGGGAAACAAGTGAGACATGGAGACATTAAGCATAAACACCCAGATTACCTAGAGCGGTTTGATAAGTGTGCCTGTGTCCTGGGAAAAGAGGGATTCTTGTCAGGtagattttattttgaagtgCAGCTGAAGGGAAAGAGTCAGTGGGATTTAGGAGTGGCCAGAGAATCTATTAACAGGAAGGGAAAGATTAGAGTGAGTCCTCAGGATGGATTCTGGGTTGTGGCACTGAGGAATGGGGATGAATATTGGGCTTGTGCTGATCCCTGTGTTAATCTCTCTCTGAGAGTGAAGCCACAGAAGGTGGGGGTGTTTGTGGATTATGAGGAGGGTCTGCTCTCCTTCCATGATGTGGAGTCCAGATCTCATATCTACTCTTTCACTGGTCAGTCTTTCACTAATCGACTACATTCATATTTTTGCCCCTTTCCTGATGATACTGGTAAAGATTCAGCACCAATGATCATCTCACCtgttaattacaatgaatga
- the LOC131543812 gene encoding E3 ubiquitin-protein ligase TRIM39-like isoform X2: MAKYRESMDDPPSMSSSSGLLAEELQCSVCLDVFTDPVSTPCGHNFCKSCLNQCWNNSQECYCPFCKETFRKRPDLKINTALRQVVQLFQKKSKSEVLCDVCEERKHKALKSCLLCQASYCETHLEFHHKIYLKRHKLLDPVKNMKNYICQKHERPLELFCRDDQTRVCVFCTDGDHKTHNIVPLEKESEAKKTQLMKTQKDVQQMILDRIKKIQDIEYFAELRKKSTGRVKAANVELFSDLMRSIERCQAELLEMMEEKQKTAQKQDEKLIHKLQQEITELKMRSTEMDHLLHTEDHFQLLQIDPSLCSPPHTRNWPEISMNTDVSVETLRRALTRLQETLDQKLSQSVLRRMQQYAVDVTLDPDTAHPYLILSNDGKQVRHGDIKHKHPDYLERFDKCACVLGKEGFLSGRFYFEVQLKGKSQWDLGVARESINRKGKIRVSPQDGFWVVALRNGDEYWACADPCVNLSLRVKPQKVGVFVDYEEGLLSFHDVESRSHIYSFTGQSFTNRLHSYFCPFPDDTGKDSAPMIISPVNYNE; encoded by the exons ATGGCAAAATACAGAGAGAGTATGGATGACCCTCCAT CTATGTCATCCTCCAGTGGTCTTCTGGCTGAGGAGCTTCAGTGTTCAGTGTGTCTGGATGTGTTCACTGATCCAGTCAGCACTCCATGTGGACACAACTTCTGTAAGAGCTGCCTGAACCAGTGCTGGAACAACAGTCAGGAGTGCTACTGTCCATTCTGTAAGGAAACATTCAGAAAAAGACCCGACCTCAAGATCAACACTGCACTTAGACAGGTCGTGCAGctctttcagaaaaaaagtaaatctGAAGTTCTCTGTGATGTCtgtgaagaaagaaaacataaaGCCCTGAAATCCTGCCTGCTGTGTCAGGCCTCTTACTGTGAAACTCACTTGGAGTTTCATCACAAAATCTATTTAAAGAGACACAAACTACTTGACCCTGTGAAGAATATGAAGAACTACATATGTCAGAAACATGAGAGACCTCTGGAGCTGTTTTGTAGAGATGATcagacacgtgtgtgtgtgttttgcactGATGGAGACCACAAGACTCACAACATTGTTCCTCTAGAGAAGGAGAGTGAAGCGAAGAAG ACTCAGCTGATGAAGACACAGAAAGATGTGCAGCAGATGATCCTGGACAGAATCAAGAAGATTCAAGATATTGAATACTTTGCAGAACTCAGAAAA AAAAgcacaggcagagtgaaagcAGCTAATGTTGAGCTCTTCAGCGATCTGATGCGCTCCATTGAGAGATGTCAGGCTGAGCTGCTGGAGATGATGGAGGAGAAGCAGAAAACAGCACAGAAACAGGATGAAAAGCTCATTCACAAGCTGCAGCAGGAAATCACTGAGCTCAAGATGAGAAGCACTGAGATGGATCATCTCTTACACACCGAGGATCACTTCCAGCTCCTACAG ATTGATCCATCCCTGTGCAGTCCTCCACACACCAGGAACTGGCCTGAGATCAGTATGAACACTGATGTGAGTGTGGAGACTCTGAGGAGAGCTCTGACTCGACTGCAGGAAACTCTAGACCAGAAACTCAGTCAATCTG TGTTGAGGAGGATGCAGCAGTATGCAG TGGATGTGACTCTGGATCCTGATACAGCTCATCCATATCTCATCCTGTCTAATGATGGGAAACAAGTGAGACATGGAGACATTAAGCATAAACACCCAGATTACCTAGAGCGGTTTGATAAGTGTGCCTGTGTCCTGGGAAAAGAGGGATTCTTGTCAGGtagattttattttgaagtgCAGCTGAAGGGAAAGAGTCAGTGGGATTTAGGAGTGGCCAGAGAATCTATTAACAGGAAGGGAAAGATTAGAGTGAGTCCTCAGGATGGATTCTGGGTTGTGGCACTGAGGAATGGGGATGAATATTGGGCTTGTGCTGATCCCTGTGTTAATCTCTCTCTGAGAGTGAAGCCACAGAAGGTGGGGGTGTTTGTGGATTATGAGGAGGGTCTGCTCTCCTTCCATGATGTGGAGTCCAGATCTCATATCTACTCTTTCACTGGTCAGTCTTTCACTAATCGACTACATTCATATTTTTGCCCCTTTCCTGATGATACTGGTAAAGATTCAGCACCAATGATCATCTCACCtgttaattacaatgaatga